A stretch of Aedes aegypti strain LVP_AGWG chromosome 2, AaegL5.0 Primary Assembly, whole genome shotgun sequence DNA encodes these proteins:
- the LOC110675728 gene encoding cuticle protein 21-like has product MFTKVIFIAALAISCVVAKPGVVAPVAYSAPLAYAAPAPAFVTAQSSQVIARNYNGVAPLAYTAALPAPVAYAGPVAKVAAPVAYAAPAVAAAAPLAYTAAAAYAAPYAAPFASPYAAAYRYSPLVL; this is encoded by the exons atgttcaccaaagtg ATCTTCATCGCCGCTCTGGCCATTTCGTGCGTCGTCGCCAAGCCAGGAGTCGTCGCTCCCGTGGCCTATTCAGCTCCTTTGGCCTATGCTGCTCCAGCTCCTGCTTTCGTGACGGCCCAAAGCTCTCAGGTCATCGCTCGCAACTACAACGGAGTGGCTCCTCTGGCTTACACTGCTGCCCTTCCTGCTCCCGTGGCGTATGCCGGTCCAGTAGCCAAGGTCGCTGCCCCAGTGGCTTATGCTGCTCCAGCTGTTGCTGCTGCCGCTCCACTAGCATACACTGCTGCCGCTGCTTATGCTGCTCCTTATGCCGCTCCTTTTGCCAGTCCTTATGCTGCTGCGTACCGTTATAGTCCACTGGTGCTGTAA